Proteins from a single region of Pseudopedobacter saltans DSM 12145:
- a CDS encoding four helix bundle protein — protein MYQDFQDLPVWQKAMQIALSVFKITENLPRKEDYGLTSQIRRSSLSISDNIAEGFGRHHKADKINFYIYSRGSANETKNQLIYGNKVGYFDTTEANNLINSCNEVIESLNRLMKALRSQP, from the coding sequence ATGTACCAAGACTTTCAGGATCTTCCAGTTTGGCAAAAAGCAATGCAAATTGCATTAAGTGTTTTTAAAATAACCGAAAACTTGCCTAGAAAAGAAGATTATGGCTTAACATCTCAAATACGCAGATCGTCCCTAAGTATTTCAGACAATATCGCAGAAGGATTTGGAAGACACCATAAAGCAGATAAGATAAATTTTTATATATACTCAAGAGGTTCAGCGAACGAAACAAAAAATCAACTGATATATGGGAACAAAGTTGGTTACTTTGATACAACCGAGGCTAACAACCTCATCAATTCATGTAACGAAGTAATCGAGTCACTGAACAGGCTCATGAAAGCACTTCGATCTCAGCCTTAA
- a CDS encoding ABC transporter ATP-binding protein, translated as MSNIAIKAENLSKAYQLGQIGTGTISRDLERWYARVRGKEDPFLKIGETNDRTSKGSSDIVWSLKDINFEIEQGDAVGIIGRNGAGKSTLLKVLSRVTSPTTGRITGKGRIASLLEVGTGFHPELTGRENIYLNGTILGMRKKEITRKFDEIVDFAGVERYIDTPVKRYSSGMYVRLAFAVAAHLESEILIVDEVLAVGDAEFQKKCLGKMGEVSKGEGRTVLFVSHNMGSVKQLCEKAILLEYGNIKGYENSTKIVEKYLSDRNTSTNKKQYDDFLTYIEINQHSSHIRIDAEYKSKIKLDIPHLGFIIKNSEGTPIFASNPTLANLSINQSNPYHGKIHVDITEPKLIDGVYNLSIWFGDSKQNFIEDIDALSFEIIGMTENKQYNQSLTGNISPNTNWIFK; from the coding sequence ATGTCCAACATAGCTATTAAAGCAGAAAACCTCTCCAAAGCCTACCAACTCGGCCAGATAGGCACCGGAACCATCAGTCGTGATCTTGAACGCTGGTATGCCCGCGTACGCGGCAAAGAAGATCCTTTTTTGAAGATTGGCGAAACCAACGACCGTACGAGCAAAGGCAGTTCCGATATCGTATGGTCTTTAAAAGATATCAATTTCGAGATTGAACAGGGTGATGCCGTAGGTATTATAGGCCGTAACGGTGCCGGTAAATCTACTTTATTAAAGGTATTAAGCCGGGTGACCTCCCCTACTACGGGTCGTATTACAGGCAAGGGACGTATTGCTTCTTTACTAGAAGTAGGTACAGGATTTCACCCAGAATTGACTGGCAGGGAAAATATCTATTTAAATGGCACAATTTTGGGTATGCGAAAAAAAGAAATTACCCGGAAATTTGACGAAATTGTAGATTTCGCCGGGGTAGAACGCTATATCGATACTCCTGTTAAACGTTATTCTTCTGGAATGTATGTACGTTTGGCTTTCGCAGTGGCTGCGCATCTGGAATCCGAAATTTTAATTGTAGATGAGGTATTAGCCGTGGGTGATGCCGAGTTTCAAAAGAAATGTTTGGGAAAGATGGGGGAAGTGAGTAAGGGCGAAGGGAGGACGGTGTTGTTTGTGAGTCATAATATGGGGAGTGTAAAACAATTATGCGAAAAGGCTATTTTATTAGAATACGGAAACATTAAAGGATATGAGAACTCCACAAAAATAGTAGAAAAATACCTATCAGATAGAAACACATCTACGAATAAAAAACAATACGATGATTTCCTAACATATATAGAAATTAACCAACATAGCAGTCACATAAGAATTGACGCAGAATATAAGAGTAAAATCAAATTAGACATTCCACATTTAGGATTTATCATAAAAAACTCAGAGGGTACCCCTATATTCGCCTCTAACCCTACCTTAGCAAATCTTTCTATTAATCAATCCAATCCATATCATGGAAAAATACACGTGGACATTACAGAGCCTAAATTAATAGACGGAGTATACAACCTATCTATATGGTTTGGAGACAGCAAACAAAATTTCATAGAAGACATAGACGCTCTATCTTTTGAAATAATAGGTATGACGGAGAACAAACAATACAACCAATCGTTAACTGGAAATATTAGCCCCAACACCAACTGGATTTTTAAATAA
- a CDS encoding methyltransferase domain-containing protein: MIDYIHTEEIHNTKAARAFLPFLYEYLKPTSAIDIGCGLGTWLQVLKENGTSEILGVDGDHVDKSKLKIFQNEFLAHDLCVPLILNKKYDLSICLEVAEHLPEEKAEIIIDTLTNSADTILFSAALPFQGGQNHINEQPFAYWVTKFNKRGFIVKDVFRQKIWDNPEIEWWYKQNMFLIVKSNEKQDIIADYYHPERYLQIIHERSRLNRQYFNIIQGKIQALTALKILIKSLIRW, encoded by the coding sequence ATGATTGATTATATACATACCGAAGAAATTCACAACACGAAAGCTGCTCGGGCATTTTTACCTTTTTTATATGAGTATCTAAAACCTACCAGTGCTATTGACATTGGGTGTGGTTTGGGAACCTGGTTACAAGTATTGAAAGAAAATGGTACTTCCGAAATATTAGGAGTAGATGGGGATCATGTCGATAAGTCGAAACTTAAGATTTTTCAAAATGAATTTCTCGCTCACGATTTATGTGTTCCACTGATTCTAAACAAAAAATATGATTTATCAATCTGTCTAGAAGTCGCTGAGCACTTACCGGAAGAAAAAGCTGAAATAATCATAGATACGCTGACAAATTCAGCCGACACGATTTTGTTTTCTGCAGCCTTACCTTTTCAGGGTGGACAGAACCATATTAACGAACAACCATTTGCTTACTGGGTCACCAAGTTTAATAAAAGAGGTTTTATCGTCAAAGATGTTTTCAGGCAAAAAATATGGGACAATCCAGAAATTGAATGGTGGTATAAACAAAATATGTTTCTGATAGTCAAATCTAACGAGAAGCAAGATATAATAGCAGACTACTATCACCCTGAAAGGTATTTACAGATTATACATGAAAGGAGCAGATTAAACAGGCAATACTTTAATATTATACAGGGCAAAATCCAAGCCTTAACAGCACTTAAAATTTTAATAAAGTCTCTTATTAGATGGTAG
- a CDS encoding glycosyltransferase: MVAEGISIIICCYNSAERLPETIKHIGLQKISDNISWEVIIVNNNSIDNTREIAEKECQKHQILYSIVDEPQAGLSHARNKGIKSANYEYIIFCDDDNWLQKDYLQIAYNIISVNREIGALGGTGIAVSDIELPYWFADFHRGYAVGKQGIKTGDISYRKFLWGAGMVCRKSALLEAYSKVPSLLTDRKGKELSSGGDSELSVRLLLLGYILYYSEDLVFKHYIPSNRLTIEYRERLFKGHRESNKILYSYFKKADIFRLTRKEKIKLFFSSHIRLFLSYIFKLKKWNAAHENLVIYYLRGFSYLPITKEQRLINQIEK; encoded by the coding sequence ATGGTAGCAGAAGGAATATCTATCATTATATGTTGCTATAACAGCGCAGAACGGTTACCAGAAACCATTAAACATATTGGACTACAAAAGATCTCAGATAATATTTCTTGGGAAGTTATTATAGTTAATAACAATTCAATAGATAATACTAGAGAAATTGCAGAAAAAGAATGTCAAAAACACCAAATATTATACTCGATTGTCGATGAACCCCAGGCAGGGCTTAGCCACGCTAGAAATAAGGGTATAAAAAGTGCCAATTATGAATATATTATTTTTTGCGATGACGATAACTGGTTACAGAAAGATTATTTACAAATAGCATACAACATTATATCTGTAAATAGAGAAATAGGAGCCCTCGGCGGAACAGGTATAGCTGTATCAGACATTGAACTTCCCTACTGGTTCGCTGACTTCCACAGAGGCTACGCTGTAGGTAAGCAAGGCATAAAAACTGGAGATATATCCTATAGAAAATTTTTATGGGGTGCAGGTATGGTATGCAGAAAATCTGCCTTATTAGAGGCTTATTCCAAAGTACCTTCTCTCCTAACTGATAGAAAAGGTAAAGAACTAAGTTCAGGAGGAGACTCTGAACTTTCTGTACGATTATTATTGCTAGGCTATATATTATACTATTCAGAAGATTTAGTTTTTAAACATTATATCCCTTCTAACAGATTAACCATAGAATACAGAGAAAGGTTATTTAAAGGTCATAGAGAATCAAATAAAATATTATATTCTTATTTTAAAAAAGCAGATATATTTAGGTTGACAAGAAAAGAAAAAATCAAACTATTTTTTTCCAGTCATATCCGGCTTTTTCTTTCTTATATATTTAAGCTAAAAAAATGGAATGCAGCTCATGAAAATCTGGTAATATATTATTTAAGAGGATTTAGCTATCTTCCGATTACTAAAGAGCAAAGATTGATTAATCAAATCGAGAAATAA
- a CDS encoding glycosyltransferase family 2 protein, which produces MSFFPKISIVTPNYNQEKHLEQTILSVINQGYPNLEYIIIDGGSTDNSLDIIHKYSELLTYWVSEKDKGMYDALQKGFNQCTGDIMGWINSDDFLLPNSLFVIAKIFNEHKNIKWLTGSSTSCNENNQFVVSQSPRIWSKFHFYLDDYQWISQESTFWKKELWYKSGAYIETSLHYAGDFELWLRFFRHEKLYSVIAPFGCFRFRKYNQISLNYIKEYHKEARGLISKELVNKSKFDLYFLKIYNRLTKPRTAFFKNVPFLKSIYYKIMDFPLLLRYNRATDSFDYYK; this is translated from the coding sequence ATGTCTTTCTTCCCAAAGATATCTATTGTAACACCAAACTATAATCAGGAAAAACACCTAGAACAAACTATTCTTTCTGTCATTAATCAGGGATATCCAAACTTAGAATATATTATTATTGACGGAGGAAGTACTGATAATAGTTTAGATATCATTCATAAATACAGCGAGCTATTAACTTATTGGGTAAGTGAAAAGGACAAAGGGATGTATGATGCTCTTCAGAAAGGTTTTAACCAATGTACGGGTGATATTATGGGTTGGATAAATTCTGACGATTTCCTGTTACCAAATTCACTTTTTGTGATTGCTAAAATATTCAATGAACATAAAAATATAAAATGGTTAACTGGTTCTTCAACCAGTTGTAATGAGAATAATCAATTTGTTGTTTCTCAAAGCCCTAGAATTTGGTCTAAGTTCCATTTTTATTTAGACGATTATCAATGGATTTCTCAGGAATCTACTTTTTGGAAAAAAGAACTTTGGTATAAATCAGGGGCCTATATAGAAACTAGCCTCCATTATGCAGGTGATTTTGAGCTCTGGCTCAGGTTTTTCAGGCATGAAAAATTATATTCTGTAATTGCTCCATTTGGATGTTTTAGGTTTAGAAAATACAACCAGATAAGTTTAAATTATATAAAGGAATATCATAAAGAAGCAAGAGGATTAATTAGTAAAGAGCTCGTTAATAAAAGTAAGTTCGATTTATATTTTTTAAAAATATACAATAGACTTACAAAACCCAGAACTGCATTTTTTAAAAATGTTCCTTTTCTAAAAAGTATATATTACAAAATCATGGACTTTCCTCTCCTATTACGATACAACAGAGCAACAGACTCGTTTGATTATTATAAATAA
- a CDS encoding glycosyltransferase family 2 protein, whose amino-acid sequence MFSIIIPTYNSEKTIHRAIKSCINQSFKDFEVIVIDNLSTDNTINLITSFDDKRISVFSQADIGIYDAMNKGILKSAGEWLLFLGSDDQLFNSNTLALVWETILKAPRSKLIYGDVMKSDGTLRSYSNYNYIKLLRTCICHQSIYYHKSLFINIKYDTNYKICADWDFNLKVFRKKNHPTYINTPLSIFNLSGISSNWSKHPEYLQNFANNKTAAIRYRGYIYIAYYYFYRLIEALKNNR is encoded by the coding sequence TTGTTTTCCATTATAATCCCTACGTACAATAGCGAGAAGACAATACATAGAGCAATCAAAAGCTGTATCAACCAATCTTTTAAAGATTTCGAAGTAATAGTAATAGATAATCTCTCTACGGATAACACAATAAATCTAATAACTTCGTTTGACGACAAGCGAATTAGTGTTTTTTCACAAGCGGATATAGGTATTTACGATGCAATGAACAAGGGTATTTTAAAATCTGCAGGTGAATGGTTATTATTTCTGGGAAGTGACGATCAGCTATTTAATTCTAATACACTGGCTCTGGTGTGGGAAACTATTCTTAAAGCACCACGATCAAAACTTATATATGGTGATGTTATGAAGAGCGATGGTACATTGAGAAGCTATAGTAATTACAACTACATTAAACTGTTACGTACCTGCATCTGTCATCAATCAATTTATTATCATAAAAGCCTTTTTATAAATATAAAATACGATACAAACTATAAAATATGCGCAGACTGGGATTTTAACTTAAAAGTTTTCAGAAAAAAAAACCACCCGACTTATATTAATACACCGCTATCTATATTTAATTTAAGCGGTATAAGTTCAAACTGGAGTAAACATCCCGAGTACCTTCAAAATTTTGCTAATAACAAAACAGCTGCTATAAGATACAGAGGGTATATATATATAGCATATTATTATTTTTACAGGCTAATTGAAGCTCTTAAAAACAATAGATGA
- a CDS encoding glycosyltransferase, whose product MMDLSVIIPCFNSGTYLTEAIASIETYEGRYKIEVIIIDDGSTEHRTLGLLNQYRKKLTVLEQANKGPGAARNAGCKIAKGKYLLFLDSDNKLSNNYIHKTLDYLYDNLDIDVLYTNVIFFDSNESRFKPDVFDIEKILDKNYIDTCAVVKKDFFEKIGGFDENKVLIGREDWELWIRCYSNGARFHFLNEPLYYYRIRKRSLSTYNSIEQRDFQSYSYIVNKNIYLFRKCYKETLQKSLEYSYDKNRPLRSLIKYLWYKLI is encoded by the coding sequence ATGATGGATCTTTCTGTTATTATTCCTTGTTTTAACTCCGGAACTTATTTAACTGAAGCTATTGCAAGTATAGAAACTTATGAAGGCAGATACAAAATAGAAGTAATCATTATAGATGATGGTTCTACGGAACATAGAACCCTGGGTTTACTCAACCAATACCGAAAAAAACTTACAGTTTTAGAACAAGCCAATAAAGGTCCCGGAGCCGCTAGAAACGCCGGCTGCAAAATAGCCAAAGGGAAATATCTGCTATTTCTGGACAGTGACAACAAACTGTCTAACAATTATATCCATAAAACGCTGGATTATCTTTACGATAATCTAGACATAGATGTTTTATATACAAATGTAATTTTCTTTGATAGTAATGAAAGCCGGTTTAAACCTGATGTCTTTGACATTGAAAAAATACTTGATAAAAATTACATAGACACATGTGCTGTCGTAAAAAAAGATTTCTTTGAGAAAATCGGAGGGTTTGATGAAAATAAAGTGCTTATAGGAAGAGAGGATTGGGAATTGTGGATACGTTGTTATAGCAATGGTGCAAGGTTTCATTTCCTTAACGAACCATTATATTATTACAGAATAAGAAAAAGGTCACTTTCTACTTATAACTCCATTGAGCAGCGAGACTTTCAATCATACTCATACATTGTTAACAAGAACATTTATCTATTTAGAAAATGTTATAAAGAAACATTACAAAAAAGCCTGGAGTACTCTTACGATAAAAACAGACCACTACGTTCTTTAATAAAATATCTGTGGTATAAATTAATATAA
- a CDS encoding glycosyltransferase family 2 protein: MPLFSIIIPTYNSELFLHSAIDSVLKQTYSDFEILIIDGASLDNTLNVANSFNDNRIKIYSEKDKGIYDAMNKGIQKSNGEWLYFLGSDDKLYDTEVLADVKSNIKSTNSFIYGNVKIISDTNWAKKGELYDGKFDMKKLFKKNISHQAIFYNRNTFVKFGVFNIDYKICADFDYNLKIFSNSTPQYINRTIAYFSGGGISTTGVDEAFSNDFASNIIHYHKNIIYLSLFSTFEVQILKQAKKHLIKKKTLVGVYLYLVGIYFKTRRHFKQTFGFFNARKN; this comes from the coding sequence ATGCCTTTATTTTCAATAATAATCCCAACCTACAATTCAGAACTTTTTTTACATTCTGCTATTGATAGTGTTTTAAAACAAACTTATAGTGATTTTGAAATACTTATAATAGACGGAGCATCTCTAGATAATACACTAAACGTAGCTAACAGTTTCAATGATAATCGTATTAAAATATATTCAGAAAAAGATAAAGGTATTTATGATGCCATGAACAAAGGGATTCAAAAATCAAATGGAGAGTGGCTATATTTTTTAGGGAGCGATGACAAACTATATGACACTGAGGTATTAGCTGATGTTAAAAGTAATATAAAATCAACAAATAGTTTTATCTATGGAAACGTAAAAATAATTAGTGATACAAATTGGGCAAAAAAAGGAGAATTATATGATGGCAAATTCGATATGAAGAAGCTTTTTAAAAAAAATATTTCACATCAGGCCATATTTTACAATAGAAATACTTTTGTCAAGTTTGGAGTTTTCAATATCGACTATAAAATATGTGCAGATTTCGATTATAATCTAAAGATATTTTCAAACTCAACTCCACAATATATAAACAGGACTATAGCATATTTTAGCGGAGGAGGAATAAGCACAACCGGTGTAGATGAAGCCTTTTCTAATGATTTCGCATCAAATATAATCCACTATCATAAAAACATAATATATCTATCATTATTTAGCACTTTTGAAGTACAGATCCTAAAGCAAGCAAAAAAACACTTGATTAAAAAAAAAACATTAGTTGGGGTTTATCTTTATCTTGTGGGAATATACTTTAAAACCCGCAGACACTTCAAACAAACTTTCGGATTTTTCAATGCCAGAAAAAATTAG
- a CDS encoding glycosyltransferase WbsX family protein produces the protein MPEKIRPIAIHLPQFHPFPENDEWWGKGFTEWTNVTKARPLFQGHYQPHLPADLGFYDLRLEEARLAQEALAKEYNIYGFCYYHYWFNGKRLMNEPIDRKLNNPKEDLPFMLCWANENWARTWDGADHDILIQQNYNEADDLEHINFLLEIFEDKRYIRINNKPIIVIYKSAELPNPKKTIEIWRQKASEKGMDLYICRMDRWNTENGQHILDTGFDASIDFQPLSPSLKEYLKKSYKKQNLVTRVYDKLKKILYKKRVKQPTIIDYAKFTEFDSSLVNKPYKLYPCVSPGWDNTARKKENGIVFINSTPTNFYNWTKKKIKKFQPYSKEENLLFINAWNEWAEGNHLEPCNKNGLGYLKALKKALDE, from the coding sequence ATGCCAGAAAAAATTAGACCAATCGCTATACACCTACCTCAATTCCACCCATTCCCCGAGAATGATGAATGGTGGGGTAAAGGCTTTACTGAATGGACGAATGTCACAAAAGCAAGACCATTATTTCAAGGTCATTATCAACCACATCTACCTGCCGACTTAGGTTTCTATGATTTACGCTTAGAAGAAGCAAGGTTAGCTCAAGAGGCATTAGCAAAAGAATATAACATCTATGGCTTTTGCTACTATCATTATTGGTTTAATGGCAAAAGATTAATGAATGAGCCTATTGACAGAAAGTTAAATAACCCGAAAGAAGATTTACCTTTTATGCTATGCTGGGCTAACGAAAATTGGGCAAGAACCTGGGATGGGGCAGATCATGATATTTTAATACAACAGAACTATAATGAAGCGGATGATTTGGAACATATAAATTTTCTGTTAGAAATATTTGAAGATAAAAGATACATCAGAATAAATAATAAACCCATAATTGTTATCTATAAATCGGCAGAATTACCAAATCCTAAAAAAACAATAGAAATATGGAGACAGAAAGCCTCTGAAAAAGGAATGGATCTCTATATCTGCAGAATGGACAGATGGAATACTGAAAACGGTCAGCACATTTTGGATACAGGATTTGACGCGTCTATAGATTTCCAACCATTAAGCCCTTCTCTTAAAGAATATTTAAAAAAAAGTTATAAAAAACAAAATTTGGTAACCAGAGTATATGATAAGCTTAAAAAAATACTTTATAAAAAGAGAGTTAAACAACCTACAATTATAGACTACGCTAAGTTTACAGAATTTGATTCAAGTTTAGTAAATAAACCGTACAAATTATACCCTTGTGTTAGTCCGGGTTGGGACAATACAGCTAGAAAAAAGGAAAACGGTATTGTTTTCATTAATTCGACACCGACTAATTTTTATAATTGGACAAAAAAGAAAATAAAAAAATTCCAGCCTTACTCTAAAGAAGAAAACCTTCTCTTTATTAATGCATGGAATGAATGGGCAGAAGGAAACCATCTCGAACCCTGTAATAAAAATGGTTTGGGGTATTTAAAAGCACTTAAAAAAGCATTAGATGAATAA
- a CDS encoding glycosyltransferase, with protein MNNGVVRVLSIIVTYNALRNNWIEKCVSSLLSSNFKTDIIIIDNASTDNTTRYIEQNYSSVKLIKSEKNLGFGQANSVGLKKCLAENYNYAFLLNQDAWVEEDTLEKLIKVSENNTNYGIISPIHLNGEGNALDFNFSNYIIPNNCKGFFSDIFLNKQKEIYEVKFVNAAAWLITKECIEKVGGFSPIFYHYGEDENYCHRALYHQLRIGVTPGTVIYHDRENRVEFSSPQKQWNNTVRAFNIHYANPNNKTSILKYYITLLKISITPPFLFKKFIQHILSFNPFYFSKVKNESKKIKVFL; from the coding sequence ATGAATAACGGAGTTGTTAGAGTTCTTTCTATAATAGTAACCTATAATGCTTTACGGAATAACTGGATTGAAAAGTGTGTTAGCTCATTGCTGAGTTCAAACTTTAAAACTGATATAATCATTATAGATAATGCATCAACAGACAATACCACAAGGTATATTGAGCAAAACTATTCTTCTGTTAAGCTAATAAAATCCGAGAAAAACTTAGGTTTTGGCCAAGCAAATAGTGTTGGCCTAAAAAAATGCTTAGCTGAAAATTACAACTATGCTTTTTTACTAAATCAAGACGCATGGGTGGAAGAGGATACCTTAGAAAAACTTATTAAGGTATCTGAGAACAACACAAATTATGGGATTATCAGTCCCATTCATTTAAATGGAGAGGGCAATGCGTTAGACTTTAATTTCTCAAATTACATTATCCCTAACAATTGTAAAGGTTTTTTTTCAGACATCTTTCTAAACAAACAAAAAGAGATTTATGAGGTAAAGTTTGTAAATGCAGCAGCCTGGCTAATTACAAAAGAGTGTATTGAAAAGGTTGGAGGATTTTCTCCTATTTTTTACCATTATGGAGAAGATGAGAATTACTGTCATAGGGCTTTATACCACCAGTTAAGGATTGGTGTAACTCCAGGAACAGTTATATATCACGACAGAGAAAATAGAGTAGAGTTTTCATCTCCTCAAAAACAATGGAATAATACTGTAAGAGCTTTTAATATTCATTACGCCAATCCAAACAACAAAACCTCCATATTAAAATACTATATTACATTATTGAAAATATCCATCACCCCCCCTTTTTTATTCAAGAAATTTATTCAACATATACTCTCGTTTAATCCCTTTTATTTTTCAAAAGTGAAGAATGAGTCAAAAAAAATAAAAGTATTTTTATAA
- a CDS encoding glycosyltransferase family 2 protein codes for MEKKLQVSIIIPCYNSEKYVTETLDSVIEQTYEIWECIIVDDHSTDNTWRILEDYQYKYPDKIFLYKNPRKGACAARNIGMEKSKGEYLKFLDSDDILFDKNIIKKQIEFLQKTQADIAHGIEIHYNNVFEINNIIKKRGGIISLKKVNSFFKNFPITSNFIASRKKFFPLEWDESLSSGQEFDILFRAYTNGLKFSFQKTPYCKIRAHGGIYRISNMDKFNFFNNTVFLYKKLISHLNCDKIEDNTDLKKEIKNQLIIHRINAIRFSNITAFEDFGKIINTPSLAQSHASLTYCILYKISIVNKNVSLLLYKILNRLRLT; via the coding sequence ATGGAAAAAAAATTACAAGTTTCCATAATTATCCCTTGTTACAATTCCGAAAAATACGTTACAGAAACTCTTGATTCCGTCATTGAGCAAACGTATGAAATTTGGGAATGTATTATTGTAGACGACCATTCCACAGATAATACTTGGAGGATTTTGGAGGATTATCAATATAAATATCCAGATAAAATCTTTTTATATAAAAATCCAAGAAAAGGAGCATGTGCCGCCAGAAATATTGGAATGGAAAAGTCTAAAGGAGAATATTTAAAATTTCTGGATAGCGATGATATCCTGTTTGATAAAAATATAATAAAAAAACAAATTGAGTTCCTACAAAAAACACAAGCAGATATAGCACATGGAATTGAGATTCACTACAATAATGTATTTGAGATTAATAATATTATAAAAAAAAGGGGGGGAATTATCTCCTTAAAGAAAGTAAATAGCTTTTTTAAAAACTTCCCAATTACTTCTAACTTTATCGCAAGTAGAAAAAAGTTCTTTCCTCTTGAATGGGATGAATCATTAAGTTCTGGACAAGAATTTGACATTTTATTTAGAGCATACACTAATGGGTTAAAATTTAGTTTTCAAAAAACTCCTTACTGTAAAATAAGAGCACATGGAGGTATCTATAGAATATCCAATATGGATAAATTTAATTTTTTTAACAATACAGTTTTTTTATATAAAAAATTAATTTCGCACCTGAATTGTGATAAAATTGAGGACAACACCGATTTAAAAAAAGAAATAAAAAACCAATTAATTATACACAGAATAAATGCTATAAGGTTTAGTAATATTACAGCTTTTGAGGATTTCGGAAAAATTATAAATACACCGTCTCTTGCTCAAAGCCATGCATCTTTAACATATTGTATTCTTTATAAAATTAGTATTGTCAATAAAAATGTCAGCCTATTACTATATAAGATTCTAAACCGCCTGAGGCTTACTTAA
- a CDS encoding acyltransferase: protein MKKLRSIFFKAIFKIRHNNALAFIYLKVLKLYGLDSKSTIPCSTKFTWPHKVKIGKNTYLEHDIFFKHDGPYTSGNSILIGNNVFIGNHCEFNIAASILIEDNVLIASGCKFIDHDHGIESNQLIRTQRGLNKPITIEQDVWIGCNSVILKGVKIGHGTIIGAGSIVTKSIPSNEIWAGVPAKLIKKR, encoded by the coding sequence ATGAAAAAATTAAGAAGTATATTTTTTAAAGCTATATTTAAGATTAGACATAATAATGCCCTTGCATTTATTTACTTAAAAGTTTTAAAACTATATGGGTTAGACAGTAAAAGTACTATACCATGTAGTACTAAATTCACCTGGCCCCATAAAGTTAAAATTGGTAAAAACACATATTTAGAACATGATATTTTTTTCAAACACGATGGGCCTTATACTTCCGGAAACTCTATTTTAATTGGTAATAATGTCTTTATAGGAAATCATTGTGAGTTTAATATAGCTGCATCTATTCTGATAGAAGACAATGTATTAATAGCATCGGGATGTAAATTTATAGATCACGATCATGGGATAGAATCTAACCAACTTATTAGAACACAACGTGGGCTTAATAAACCAATTACAATAGAGCAAGACGTATGGATAGGCTGTAACTCAGTGATATTAAAAGGGGTTAAAATAGGACATGGTACTATAATAGGAGCTGGTTCCATTGTGACGAAATCAATCCCTTCAAATGAAATATGGGCGGGCGTACCTGCTAAACTTATAAAAAAACGATGA